The following coding sequences are from one Candidatus Paceibacterota bacterium window:
- a CDS encoding glycosyltransferase family 2 protein, whose translation MYRDKKVVVVMPAYNAAKTLRQTHEEVLEQQVVDTIILVDDGSRDETVAIARGLEGVQVHVHEVNKGYGGNQKTCYRLALDAGADIVIMIHPDYQYTPKLIPAMVSIIGNGLHACVLGSRILGGYALRGGMPVWKYVSNRGLTLIENILLGAKLSEYHTGYRAFSRAILERLDLVGNSDDFVFDNQMLAQILWHGFTIGEVSCPTKYFPEASSINLRRSIKYGCGCLATALKYRLAKLGLAGCRLFPKAPSSA comes from the coding sequence ATGTACCGGGACAAGAAAGTCGTGGTGGTGATGCCGGCCTACAATGCCGCGAAGACGCTCCGCCAGACGCACGAGGAGGTGCTTGAGCAGCAAGTAGTGGACACCATCATCCTGGTGGACGATGGAAGCCGGGACGAAACGGTGGCGATTGCGCGCGGCTTGGAGGGGGTGCAAGTCCACGTCCACGAAGTGAACAAAGGTTACGGGGGGAATCAGAAGACTTGCTACCGTCTGGCTTTGGATGCAGGGGCAGACATCGTGATTATGATTCACCCCGACTATCAGTACACCCCAAAACTGATACCGGCGATGGTTTCGATCATTGGCAACGGGCTGCATGCGTGTGTTTTGGGCAGCCGCATTCTGGGAGGGTACGCGTTGCGCGGGGGAATGCCCGTTTGGAAGTACGTTTCGAACCGAGGCCTGACGCTGATCGAGAATATTCTACTGGGGGCCAAGCTGTCGGAATATCACACGGGCTATCGTGCGTTTTCCCGGGCGATCCTGGAGAGATTAGACCTGGTAGGCAATTCGGATGACTTCGTCTTCGACAACCAGATGCTGGCGCAAATCCTGTGGCACGGATTCACGATCGGCGAAGTGAGTTGTCCGACAAAGTACTTCCCGGAGGCTTCGTCCATCAACTTGCGGCGGAGCATCAAGTACGGGTGCGGGTGCCTGGCAACGGCGTTGAAATACCGCCTGGCGAAGCTCGGCCTGGCAGGTTGCAGGTTATTTCCCAAAGCTCCATCGAGCGCGTAG
- a CDS encoding UTP--glucose-1-phosphate uridylyltransferase, which produces MNEVNIAVVPVAGLGTRLLPATKSQPKEMLPVGRKPGVQYIAEELTRAGMKRMLFVTGPGKTSIENHFDLNDELIENLRETGKEDLLEELEFERAPVQYFYTRQRQLLGLGHAVLCAQPFVGDLPFVVALGDSIIGLQAQSDIVRRMVRCFAEQKAEGVVAFEAVPRSEVHNYGVARARGDGEVFELADVIEKPSVAEAPSNLAIAARYVFAPSIFDALQRTPAGKGGEIQLTDAIRLIIQGGGKVLGMRLRTNERRFDIGNYDAYFRAFVEFALADRKYGAALRKFLVQLLHEPNP; this is translated from the coding sequence ATGAATGAAGTCAACATCGCAGTAGTGCCGGTGGCAGGACTGGGCACGCGCCTCTTGCCCGCCACGAAATCGCAACCCAAGGAAATGCTCCCGGTCGGGCGCAAGCCGGGGGTGCAGTATATAGCGGAAGAGCTGACTCGTGCCGGAATGAAGCGGATGTTGTTTGTTACCGGTCCGGGCAAGACGTCGATCGAGAACCATTTCGACCTCAATGACGAACTGATTGAGAATCTGCGCGAGACGGGCAAGGAGGATTTGCTGGAGGAACTGGAATTCGAGCGGGCGCCGGTGCAGTATTTCTACACGCGCCAGCGCCAGTTGCTGGGCTTGGGGCACGCCGTGTTGTGCGCGCAACCTTTCGTGGGCGATCTGCCTTTTGTCGTGGCGCTGGGGGATTCCATCATCGGCCTGCAGGCGCAAAGCGACATCGTCCGCCGCATGGTGCGCTGCTTTGCGGAGCAGAAGGCGGAAGGGGTGGTGGCATTTGAGGCGGTTCCCAGAAGTGAGGTGCATAACTACGGCGTGGCCCGTGCCAGGGGAGACGGGGAGGTGTTTGAGTTGGCGGACGTTATTGAGAAGCCAAGTGTTGCGGAAGCGCCGAGCAACCTGGCGATCGCTGCCCGCTACGTTTTCGCGCCGTCGATCTTTGACGCGCTGCAGCGCACTCCGGCCGGCAAGGGCGGGGAGATTCAATTGACCGACGCCATCCGCCTGATCATCCAGGGCGGAGGCAAGGTTCTGGGAATGCGGCTGCGCACGAACGAGCGCCGCTTCGACATCGGAAACTACGATGCTTACTTCCGCGCTTTTGTCGAGTTTGCGCTGGCCGACCGGAAATACGGGGCAGCGCTTCGCAAGTTCCTGGTCCAATTGCTGCATGAACCTAATCCGTAA
- the rpsT gene encoding 30S ribosomal protein S20 translates to MPNTKSAERRMRNSARKNLKNRSVKARLHTAEKSYLELLSSGKKDEAAKELRKLNSTLDKAAKSGVLHRGTAGRKKSRLALRLARAK, encoded by the coding sequence ATGCCGAACACGAAGTCAGCCGAACGCCGCATGCGCAATAGCGCCCGCAAGAACCTGAAGAATCGCAGCGTCAAGGCGCGCCTCCACACCGCCGAGAAGAGCTACCTGGAACTCCTTTCCTCCGGCAAGAAGGACGAAGCCGCCAAAGAACTGCGGAAGCTCAACTCCACCTTGGACAAGGCTGCTAAGTCGGGCGTCCTGCACCGTGGCACCGCTGGCCGCAAGAAGTCACGGCTCGCCTTGCGTCTAGCGCGAGCGAAGTAA
- a CDS encoding DUF4922 domain-containing protein produces MARPIEQIAISERELAPFVSDNDPSSKAHALLEQQKGVWDLLRNGYDTLRTVKTRVFEFNGFHIKVQFNPGRMISTVAKVDATSIKERKCFLCTENLPPTQRGIPSDGDYLVLCNPFPIFPEHFTISCLRHEPQLIRGSFDAFLRITRDLGARYMVLYNGPKCGASAPDHLHFQAGTRAPVPLNAEFDEMKATHASQLFASSPFRAWSVENCLRHFITFESADAAMLHRAFGALYKSFQTSGSPEEEPMMNILGFYGNGEWRLHFFPRAKHRPAFYFKEGDDKLLISPAAVELGGICTTPREQDFEKVTREHLVEMYHEVSISPEKFAAIKAQLAAHLPAVANAAI; encoded by the coding sequence GTGGCCAGGCCCATTGAGCAAATCGCCATCTCGGAACGCGAGTTGGCCCCGTTCGTCTCCGACAACGACCCATCGAGCAAAGCCCATGCGCTGCTGGAGCAGCAGAAGGGAGTGTGGGATTTGCTGCGAAACGGCTATGACACCCTCCGCACAGTCAAGACCCGGGTGTTCGAATTCAACGGATTCCACATCAAGGTGCAGTTCAACCCCGGCCGCATGATCTCGACGGTGGCAAAGGTGGATGCGACCTCCATTAAGGAACGAAAGTGCTTCCTTTGCACCGAGAATCTGCCGCCCACCCAGCGCGGCATCCCGAGTGACGGCGATTACCTGGTGCTCTGCAATCCGTTTCCCATCTTCCCGGAGCATTTCACCATCTCCTGCCTGCGGCACGAGCCCCAGCTTATCCGCGGCTCATTTGATGCGTTCCTCAGGATCACTCGAGATTTGGGAGCGCGTTACATGGTGCTGTACAACGGGCCCAAGTGTGGCGCCTCGGCACCCGATCATCTACACTTCCAGGCGGGAACCCGGGCTCCGGTTCCCTTGAATGCCGAGTTTGACGAAATGAAGGCGACGCATGCAAGCCAACTGTTCGCCTCTAGCCCTTTCCGTGCCTGGAGCGTTGAGAATTGCCTCCGTCACTTCATTACCTTCGAGTCGGCGGATGCGGCCATGCTCCATCGAGCCTTTGGCGCGCTGTACAAGTCCTTTCAGACCAGTGGCTCGCCGGAGGAAGAGCCAATGATGAACATTCTCGGCTTCTACGGAAACGGCGAATGGAGACTCCACTTCTTCCCCCGCGCCAAACACCGCCCTGCTTTCTACTTTAAGGAAGGCGACGACAAGCTGCTAATCAGTCCTGCCGCCGTCGAACTCGGCGGCATTTGCACGACTCCACGCGAACAGGACTTCGAGAAAGTCACCCGCGAGCACCTGGTGGAGATGTATCACGAAGTCTCCATCTCGCCCGAGAAGTTCGCTGCCATTAAGGCGCAGCTGGCCGCTCACCTTCCGGCAGTGGCGAACGCCGCCATCTGA
- a CDS encoding SPFH domain-containing protein, whose amino-acid sequence MEEIIARLFNVTSWIVPIIILGAIVLPQAIRILREYERGVIFRLGKLLSAKGPGLIFLIPVVDRMVKMDLRVVTIDVARQEIMTRDNVPATVDAVVYFRIVEPVDAVIKVENFYKATSLIAQTTLRSVLGQAPLDDLLSQRESINQKLQEIIDRQTEPWGVKVTAVEVKDVALPDSMKRAMAKQAEAERERRAKIVNAEGEYQAAEKMVQAASMISKEPIALQLRFLQTMREISSEHNTTTFVPIPIDLFTPFMKGLPKA is encoded by the coding sequence ATGGAAGAAATCATTGCCAGATTGTTCAACGTCACCTCCTGGATCGTCCCTATCATCATCCTGGGAGCGATCGTATTGCCACAAGCCATTCGGATCCTGCGCGAGTATGAGCGCGGCGTGATCTTTCGGCTCGGTAAACTGCTGTCCGCAAAAGGACCGGGGCTGATTTTTCTCATTCCGGTCGTGGACCGCATGGTCAAAATGGACCTGCGCGTCGTCACCATTGATGTCGCCAGACAGGAAATCATGACCCGAGACAATGTGCCCGCCACCGTTGATGCGGTCGTCTATTTCCGCATTGTGGAACCGGTTGACGCGGTGATCAAGGTCGAGAACTTCTATAAAGCCACTTCGCTCATTGCGCAGACCACCCTCCGCAGCGTCCTCGGCCAGGCCCCGCTGGACGACTTGCTCTCGCAACGCGAGTCAATCAACCAGAAGCTGCAGGAGATTATTGACCGTCAAACCGAGCCTTGGGGAGTAAAAGTCACCGCCGTTGAGGTGAAAGATGTCGCGCTGCCCGACAGCATGAAACGCGCGATGGCCAAGCAAGCCGAGGCCGAACGTGAGCGCCGCGCCAAGATCGTCAACGCCGAAGGCGAGTACCAAGCGGCCGAGAAGATGGTTCAGGCCGCCTCGATGATCAGCAAAGAGCCAATCGCTCTGCAATTGCGCTTCCTCCAGACGATGCGCGAAATCTCCAGTGAGCACAACACCACCACCTTTGTGCCGATCCCAATTGACTTATTCACGCCGTTCATGAAGGGCCTGCCAAAGGCCTGA
- a CDS encoding glycosyltransferase family A protein — MPKPITVFLPYSGQEHTRRTIDQLQQSPLVERICLLATGGVGSLPEGCERVAVKTLYGTRTMRMIAQKSATPYTLLVIHDTTIEFGQFALDRLLSVAGLTGSGMVYSDYHDIQAQQRISHPVIEYQLGSVRDDFNFGSVLFLSTKALKAAAASLRQDFQYAGLYALRMAVSRQHTLTRVVEHLYGKVELDVRKSDQKQFDYVDPKNRAVQIEMEAAATEHLKRIGAWLKPRFKMPNLADTAFKIEASVIIPVRNRVKTVGDAVTSVLKQQTTFPFNLIVVDNHSTDGTTDLLRSFAQKDRRLLHVIPERQDLLIGGCWNEAIMHPACGRFAVQLDSDDIYKDETTLQKIVDAFHREKCAAVIGSYRMTNFKLEEIPPGVIDHKEWTPDNGRNNALRIHGLGAPRAYYTPVIRGIRFPNVSYGEDYAAVLAVSRQYQIARIYEPIYLCRRWEGNSDAGIDVTRQNAFNFYKDKLRTFEILARQRMNKGGKPAAATTKKITTGKRKSA, encoded by the coding sequence ATGCCTAAACCCATTACTGTTTTTCTTCCCTACAGCGGCCAGGAACACACCCGCCGAACGATTGACCAGTTGCAGCAGTCGCCCTTGGTTGAGCGAATCTGTCTATTGGCAACCGGAGGTGTCGGAAGCCTCCCGGAAGGCTGTGAGCGCGTGGCCGTGAAAACACTGTATGGCACCCGTACCATGCGGATGATAGCGCAGAAAAGCGCCACCCCCTACACGCTCCTGGTCATCCATGACACAACCATCGAATTTGGTCAGTTCGCCCTTGACCGGCTGCTCTCAGTGGCCGGTTTGACCGGCTCAGGCATGGTCTACTCGGACTACCATGACATTCAAGCTCAGCAGAGGATTTCCCACCCGGTTATCGAGTATCAGTTAGGCAGCGTGCGTGATGACTTCAACTTCGGTTCGGTGCTCTTCCTCAGCACCAAGGCCCTCAAAGCAGCTGCCGCCAGCCTGCGACAGGACTTCCAGTATGCCGGGTTGTACGCGCTGCGAATGGCCGTCTCGCGCCAACACACCCTCACCCGCGTGGTCGAGCACCTCTACGGCAAAGTCGAACTGGACGTCCGCAAGTCTGACCAGAAGCAGTTTGATTACGTTGACCCGAAAAACCGTGCCGTGCAAATCGAGATGGAAGCCGCTGCCACCGAACACCTGAAGCGAATCGGCGCGTGGCTCAAACCGCGCTTTAAGATGCCTAACCTGGCGGACACGGCGTTCAAAATTGAGGCCTCAGTGATCATCCCTGTCAGAAACCGGGTGAAGACCGTTGGCGATGCGGTCACCTCAGTCCTGAAGCAGCAGACCACCTTCCCGTTTAATCTCATTGTCGTGGACAACCATTCCACCGACGGAACAACCGACCTGCTTCGCTCCTTCGCCCAGAAGGACCGCCGGTTGCTCCATGTAATCCCGGAGCGGCAGGACTTGCTCATCGGCGGATGCTGGAACGAAGCGATTATGCATCCGGCTTGCGGCCGGTTCGCGGTCCAACTCGACAGTGACGACATCTACAAGGACGAGACCACTCTCCAGAAGATTGTAGATGCGTTCCACCGCGAGAAATGCGCTGCCGTAATCGGCTCCTACCGGATGACAAATTTCAAATTGGAGGAAATCCCGCCGGGGGTGATTGACCACAAGGAGTGGACGCCCGACAATGGCCGGAACAACGCGCTCCGCATCCACGGGCTGGGCGCCCCGCGCGCTTATTACACGCCAGTTATCCGAGGCATTCGGTTCCCGAACGTCAGCTACGGCGAGGATTACGCCGCCGTGCTGGCCGTCTCCCGCCAGTACCAGATCGCCCGCATCTATGAGCCGATTTATCTTTGCCGCCGCTGGGAAGGAAACTCCGACGCTGGCATTGATGTCACCAGGCAGAACGCCTTTAATTTCTACAAGGATAAACTGCGCACCTTCGAGATACTCGCCCGGCAGAGGATGAACAAAGGGGGAAAACCTGCCGCGGCCACCACGAAGAAGATCACGACCGGCAAGCGCAAGTCCGCCTAA
- a CDS encoding P-II family nitrogen regulator has protein sequence MKKIEAIIKPFKLEEVKDALGEVGIEGMTVSEVKGFGRQKGHTEIYRGSEYTVDFLPKIKIEVVTSDGQSDAAVGAILRSAKTGKIGDGKIFVSRIEEAVRIRTDEKGEQAV, from the coding sequence ATGAAGAAAATTGAAGCCATAATTAAACCGTTCAAACTTGAGGAAGTTAAAGACGCCTTGGGGGAGGTGGGGATCGAGGGAATGACCGTCAGTGAAGTCAAAGGTTTCGGCCGACAGAAAGGGCACACGGAGATTTACCGTGGCAGCGAGTACACCGTGGACTTTCTGCCTAAGATAAAGATCGAAGTGGTGACGAGTGACGGGCAGTCGGATGCCGCGGTTGGCGCTATTCTCAGGTCGGCCAAGACCGGCAAGATCGGTGACGGCAAGATCTTCGTCTCACGTATCGAGGAGGCTGTTCGCATCCGCACTGACGAAAAGGGAGAACAGGCTGTTTAA
- a CDS encoding GHMP kinase, whose product MNLIRKRAYSRAGLIGNPSDGYHGKTISMIVRNFCAEVVLYEWDTLDIVLAENDRARFASIQDLARDVKLHGYYGGIRLVKATIKRFVDYCQARNIKLHDRNFSVRYQTNVPRQVGMAGSSAIIIATLRCLMEFYEVVIPQEAQPSFALPIEREELGIMAGLQDRVAQVYEGVVYMDFDRAQERSVQGFSSYLYEPLDPGLLPPLYLSYHTDFSEPTEVFHNDIRGRYNRGEEKVVNAMKHCADLAARGREALLRRDYEELGRLMDENFDTRRSIYNLPPWQIEMIETARRCGASAQFSGSGGAIVGICQDEAMFKRLGERLAALHSCTIRPQVLP is encoded by the coding sequence ATGAACCTAATCCGTAAACGCGCTTACTCCCGGGCGGGGTTGATTGGGAACCCGTCGGACGGATACCACGGGAAGACGATCTCGATGATTGTCCGTAACTTTTGTGCCGAGGTGGTGCTTTACGAGTGGGATACGCTCGACATCGTGCTGGCGGAGAATGACCGGGCGCGGTTCGCTTCGATCCAGGACCTGGCCCGGGACGTCAAGCTGCACGGCTATTACGGCGGCATCCGGCTGGTCAAGGCCACCATCAAGCGTTTTGTGGACTACTGCCAGGCTCGGAACATCAAGCTGCACGACCGCAACTTCTCGGTGCGCTACCAGACCAATGTCCCGCGGCAGGTTGGCATGGCGGGTTCCAGCGCGATCATCATCGCCACGCTGCGGTGCCTGATGGAGTTCTATGAGGTGGTGATTCCCCAGGAAGCCCAGCCAAGCTTCGCCCTGCCGATTGAACGCGAGGAATTGGGCATCATGGCCGGCCTTCAGGATCGAGTCGCCCAGGTTTACGAAGGGGTGGTTTACATGGACTTTGACCGGGCACAGGAACGCAGTGTGCAGGGTTTCTCCAGCTACCTCTACGAGCCGTTGGATCCGGGACTGCTCCCGCCCCTTTACCTGTCGTACCACACCGATTTCAGCGAGCCAACCGAGGTGTTCCACAATGACATTCGCGGGCGCTACAACCGCGGTGAGGAGAAGGTGGTTAATGCGATGAAGCACTGTGCCGATCTGGCCGCTCGGGGGCGGGAGGCGCTGCTGCGGCGCGACTACGAGGAATTGGGCCGGTTAATGGACGAGAATTTCGACACGCGGCGCAGCATCTACAACTTGCCTCCCTGGCAAATTGAGATGATCGAAACAGCCCGCCGTTGCGGCGCCAGCGCGCAATTCTCCGGTTCCGGGGGCGCCATCGTGGGAATTTGCCAGGACGAGGCGATGTTCAAGCGACTTGGCGAACGCCTGGCAGCCCTGCATAGCTGCACCATCAGGCCCCAGGTTCTCCCGTAA
- a CDS encoding nodulation protein NfeD yields the protein MAGLTSAAALGSRAADVGLIKIKGAIGPATASYIARCIDVATEREDSCLVIQLDTPGGSLDSTKEIVQQFYTSRIPTVVYVAPEGAWAGSAGCFITLAADVAAMAPATSIGAAHPVSIGPGGEEKTSDVMKEKLEQITGSFIEGIAKRRGRNAEWAKSSVVESKAIDADEALELKVIDLIAKDLPDLLSQLDDREVNGKALKTAGANVVDIPMTTQERVLQLLSHPELMMILMLVAIYGIIGELSNPGAILPGVVGAIALILVLYMATVLPVNIAGMALIGLAVVLFILDIFAPTHGVLTFGGIVAFFLGALMLFNRADPAFRISLAYIIPATLVTAAFFVFVVGAGLRAQFFPVRVGREALAGKTVPALARIDASGGKVFVEGEYWNAASETPIEAGHPVEIVAVNGLILKVKPKQPPIA from the coding sequence GTGGCAGGACTGACCAGCGCAGCCGCGCTCGGCTCACGGGCGGCGGATGTCGGCCTGATTAAAATCAAGGGTGCCATTGGGCCGGCTACGGCCAGCTACATCGCCCGCTGCATTGACGTGGCCACCGAGCGCGAAGACAGTTGCCTTGTCATTCAGTTAGATACCCCGGGCGGCTCACTCGATTCTACCAAGGAGATCGTCCAACAGTTCTACACTTCAAGGATCCCGACGGTGGTCTATGTCGCCCCCGAAGGGGCGTGGGCCGGCAGCGCGGGCTGCTTCATCACGCTGGCGGCCGATGTGGCCGCCATGGCGCCTGCCACCAGTATTGGCGCGGCGCACCCGGTTTCTATCGGGCCCGGCGGCGAGGAAAAAACCAGCGACGTGATGAAGGAGAAGCTGGAGCAGATCACTGGCAGCTTCATTGAAGGAATTGCCAAGAGGCGCGGGCGCAACGCCGAGTGGGCCAAATCTTCTGTGGTCGAAAGCAAGGCGATCGATGCCGACGAAGCGCTGGAGTTGAAGGTCATTGACCTCATCGCCAAGGACTTGCCCGATTTGCTCAGCCAGCTCGATGACCGTGAGGTGAACGGCAAGGCCCTAAAGACCGCCGGCGCGAATGTTGTGGATATTCCGATGACCACGCAGGAACGGGTTCTTCAGCTGCTCTCGCACCCCGAACTGATGATGATCCTGATGCTGGTCGCGATCTACGGTATAATTGGGGAGCTGAGCAATCCGGGTGCGATATTGCCGGGGGTGGTAGGTGCGATTGCGCTGATCCTTGTGCTTTATATGGCCACTGTGCTGCCGGTGAATATCGCCGGCATGGCGCTGATCGGCCTGGCGGTGGTCTTGTTCATCCTAGACATCTTCGCACCCACACATGGTGTGCTCACGTTCGGCGGGATCGTCGCGTTCTTCTTGGGGGCACTGATGCTTTTCAATCGCGCCGACCCCGCCTTCCGGATCTCGCTGGCGTACATCATCCCCGCGACGCTTGTGACAGCCGCATTCTTTGTCTTTGTCGTAGGCGCGGGCCTCAGGGCGCAGTTCTTCCCGGTGCGTGTGGGTCGCGAGGCGCTTGCCGGCAAAACGGTTCCGGCCCTGGCCCGTATTGATGCCAGCGGCGGCAAGGTTTTTGTTGAGGGCGAATACTGGAACGCGGCAAGCGAAACGCCGATCGAAGCCGGTCACCCCGTCGAGATTGTCGCTGTCAATGGTCTGATTCTGAAAGTGAAACCTAAACAACCACCCATAGCATAA